A section of the Amblyomma americanum isolate KBUSLIRL-KWMA chromosome 2, ASM5285725v1, whole genome shotgun sequence genome encodes:
- the LOC144121745 gene encoding sulfotransferase 1B1-like has product MQRKTPRYKIIDGVPRCLSIDPNILRENLKFRAGEGDVVQSAFPKSGTHWVQFIIQLILREGETITTHEELGKEWRFLEYADIKGWKSTLPLRSFSTHLPLNKGILTKKGKYVYVARNPWDVCVSFYKMASNLSFYEFQDGTFEEFVDVFVNGNFGYGDYFEHVASAYALRDQPNVFFITYEELKEHTSNVILKLAHFLGERFGNALEEDKKLLEDLLYRSSPEYMRSVVVINFSDNNLLQWQHSLLLEQPTCKKGYEGNRNRYGLVRTAKVGGWKDFFTPELLRRMESRIRESEKSSSFMNLWKDIRADTMRMAFSGC; this is encoded by the coding sequence ATGCAGCGCAAGACGCCCAGGTACAAGATTATAGACGGAGTACCAAGGTGCTTGAGCATAGATCCCAACATCCTCAGAGAAAACTTGAAGTTCAGAGCTGGAGAGGGTGACGTCGTGCAGTCTGCATTTCCCAAGAGTGGAACACACTGGGTGCAGTTCATCATTCAGCTTATTCTGAGAGAGGGAGAAACCATCACGACGCACGAAGAACTTGGCAAAGAATGGCGCTTCTTAGAGTACGCTGATATTAAGGGGTGGAAATCCACTTTGCCACTGAGAAGCTTTTCGACACACTTGCCTTTAAATAAAGGCATATTGACTAAAAAAGGCAAGTACGTCTACGTTGCCCGCAATCCCTGGGATGTGTGCGTCTCCTTCTACAAGATGGCTAGCAACCTCAGCTTCTATGAGTTCCAAGACGGTACATTCGAAGAGTTTGTGGATGTATTCGTGAACGGAAATTTTGGTTACGGTGATTACTTTGAACACGTGGCCTCTGCATACGCACTGCGAGACCAACCTAATGTGTTCTTTATCACTTACGAGGAACTAAAAGAGCACACTAGCAACGTAATATTAAAGCTGGCGCACTTCTTGGGAGAACGATTTGGCAACGCCTTAGAAGAGGATAAAAAGCTACTCGAAGATCTGCTGTATCGCTCGAGCCCCGAATACATGCGAAGCGTGGTGGTCATTAACTTTTCTGATAATAATCTTCTCCAATGGCAACACTCGCTTTTGCTGGAGCAGCCAACCTGCAAGAAAGGTTACGAGGGGAATAGAAACCGATACGGCCTTGTAAGAACCGCCAAGGTAGGAGGCTGGAAAGATTTCTTCACACCGGAACTTCTGCGACGAATGGAGTCCAGGATTCGCGAATCCGAGAAATCGTCATCTTTCATGAACCTGTGGAAGGACATCAGAGCTGACACCATGCGAATGGCTTTCAGCGGGTGCTAA